The following proteins come from a genomic window of Trifolium pratense cultivar HEN17-A07 linkage group LG4, ARS_RC_1.1, whole genome shotgun sequence:
- the LOC123921399 gene encoding transcription factor bHLH49-like isoform X1, translating into MSEREKFELESKEGSLDWRFVNATNLANSSVDLVSMENSMNLSRGDLMMGSSSCSNSMVDSYSPNFLDLLTNSENLAGFCDVIGQSHVSSTNQDGIRKDGFSFARVGCDDRALGMSWNLASSMMKRDAILPNGHGMFPQSLSQFPTDSGFIDAARMSCFSAGGFSDMVNSCGIPQSMPLHVSRSVEHHGSDGSPLQNDGRSDCPVMSPDEGKQAHGGCSNEVDRAESSGDDGVGNGSHDDSQMLDSTSGEPSIKGLKSKKRKRSRQDGDSSDKATRTLELPTATAKDNCESRKGKQLTTSTAKASGKNAKQGSQASDLPNEGYVHVRARRGQATNSHSLAERVRREKISERMKFLQDLVPGCNKVTGKAVMLDEIINYVQSLQQQVEFLSMKLATVNPHVEFNMERLLHKDILQHRPGPSSTLGFLTEMPMAFPPLLHPSQQGLICATLPNMANSSHLLGHTVQPQSAPLTGEFKEPNQVNPLQAAKP; encoded by the exons ATGAGTGAAAGAGAAAAGTTTGAGCTAGAAAGTAAGGAGGGTTCTTTGGATTGGAGGTTTGTGAATGCCACCAACCTTGCAAATTCATCTGTGGATTTGGTTTCAATGGAAAATTCTATGAATTTGAGTAGAGGGGATTTGATGATGGGTTCTTCTTCATGTTCAAATTCAATGGTGGATTCATATAGTCCTAACTTTTTGGACCTTCTTACTAATTCTGAAAACTTGGCTGGTTTTTGTGATGTTATTGGGCAGAGTCATGTAAGTTCTACAAACCAAGATGGAATAAGAAAAGATGGGTTTAGTTTTGCAAGAGTTGGGTGTGATGATAGAGCATTAGGAATGAGTTGGAACCTTGCTAGTTCTATGATGAAGAGGGATGCTATTTTGCCAAATGGACATGGGATGTTTCCTCAAAGTTTGTCTCAGTTTCCAACTGATTCTGGATTTATTGATGCTGCAAGAATGTCGTGCTTTAGTGCCGGGGGTTTCAGTGATATGGTTAACTCATGTGGGATTCCTCAATCTATGCCTTTACACGTGTCTCGGTCTGTTGAGCATCATGGTAGTGATGGAAGTCCACTCCAAAATGATGGAAGAAGTGATTGTCCTGTAATGTCTCCAGATGAAGGGAAACAAGCTCATGGAGGGTGTTCTAATGAGGTGGATAGAGCTGAATCAAGTGGTGATGATGGTGTTGGTAATGGTAGCCATGATGATTCCCAAATGTTGGATTCTACAAGTGGTGAACCTTCTATTAAAGGTTTAAAGtcaaagaaaaggaaaagaagtaGGCAG GATGGTGATAGTAGTGATAAAGCCACTAGAACTCTTGAGCTTCCAACAGCAACAGCAAAAGACAATTGTGAGAGTAGAAAGGGAAAGCAGCTAACAACTTCAACAGCCAAGGCTTCTGGGAAGAATGCCAAACAGGGGTCTCAAGCTTCTGATCTGCCTAATGAGGGATACGTACATGTCAGGGCTCGCCGTGGTCAAGCAACAAATAGCCATAGCCTTGCAGAGAGA GTGAGGAGAGAAAAGATCAGTGAAAGAATGAAGTTTCTTCAAGATCTTGTACCTGGATGCAACAAG gtCACTGGCAAGGCTGTGATGCTAGATGAAATCATTAATTATGTGCAGTCTCTTCAACAACAAGTTGAG TTTTTATCGATGAAACTTGCAACAGTTAATCCACATGTGGAGTTTAATATGGAACGGCTTCTCCATAAAGAT ATTCTTCAACATCGGCCGGGTCCGTCATCTACTTTGGGGTTTCTCACAGAAATGCCAATGGCTTTTCCTCCATTATTACATCCATCTCAACAGGGACTCATTTGTGCGACTCTACCTAACATGGCAAATTCATCACATTTACTCGGTCATACCGTGCAACCACAGTCAGCACCTTTGACCGGAGAATTCAAAGAGCCAAATCAGGTTAATCCATTGCAAGCAGCCAAGCCCTGA
- the LOC123921399 gene encoding transcription factor bHLH49-like isoform X2, giving the protein MLLLYMHQSHVSSTNQDGIRKDGFSFARVGCDDRALGMSWNLASSMMKRDAILPNGHGMFPQSLSQFPTDSGFIDAARMSCFSAGGFSDMVNSCGIPQSMPLHVSRSVEHHGSDGSPLQNDGRSDCPVMSPDEGKQAHGGCSNEVDRAESSGDDGVGNGSHDDSQMLDSTSGEPSIKGLKSKKRKRSRQDGDSSDKATRTLELPTATAKDNCESRKGKQLTTSTAKASGKNAKQGSQASDLPNEGYVHVRARRGQATNSHSLAERVRREKISERMKFLQDLVPGCNKVTGKAVMLDEIINYVQSLQQQVEFLSMKLATVNPHVEFNMERLLHKDILQHRPGPSSTLGFLTEMPMAFPPLLHPSQQGLICATLPNMANSSHLLGHTVQPQSAPLTGEFKEPNQVNPLQAAKP; this is encoded by the exons AGTCATGTAAGTTCTACAAACCAAGATGGAATAAGAAAAGATGGGTTTAGTTTTGCAAGAGTTGGGTGTGATGATAGAGCATTAGGAATGAGTTGGAACCTTGCTAGTTCTATGATGAAGAGGGATGCTATTTTGCCAAATGGACATGGGATGTTTCCTCAAAGTTTGTCTCAGTTTCCAACTGATTCTGGATTTATTGATGCTGCAAGAATGTCGTGCTTTAGTGCCGGGGGTTTCAGTGATATGGTTAACTCATGTGGGATTCCTCAATCTATGCCTTTACACGTGTCTCGGTCTGTTGAGCATCATGGTAGTGATGGAAGTCCACTCCAAAATGATGGAAGAAGTGATTGTCCTGTAATGTCTCCAGATGAAGGGAAACAAGCTCATGGAGGGTGTTCTAATGAGGTGGATAGAGCTGAATCAAGTGGTGATGATGGTGTTGGTAATGGTAGCCATGATGATTCCCAAATGTTGGATTCTACAAGTGGTGAACCTTCTATTAAAGGTTTAAAGtcaaagaaaaggaaaagaagtaGGCAG GATGGTGATAGTAGTGATAAAGCCACTAGAACTCTTGAGCTTCCAACAGCAACAGCAAAAGACAATTGTGAGAGTAGAAAGGGAAAGCAGCTAACAACTTCAACAGCCAAGGCTTCTGGGAAGAATGCCAAACAGGGGTCTCAAGCTTCTGATCTGCCTAATGAGGGATACGTACATGTCAGGGCTCGCCGTGGTCAAGCAACAAATAGCCATAGCCTTGCAGAGAGA GTGAGGAGAGAAAAGATCAGTGAAAGAATGAAGTTTCTTCAAGATCTTGTACCTGGATGCAACAAG gtCACTGGCAAGGCTGTGATGCTAGATGAAATCATTAATTATGTGCAGTCTCTTCAACAACAAGTTGAG TTTTTATCGATGAAACTTGCAACAGTTAATCCACATGTGGAGTTTAATATGGAACGGCTTCTCCATAAAGAT ATTCTTCAACATCGGCCGGGTCCGTCATCTACTTTGGGGTTTCTCACAGAAATGCCAATGGCTTTTCCTCCATTATTACATCCATCTCAACAGGGACTCATTTGTGCGACTCTACCTAACATGGCAAATTCATCACATTTACTCGGTCATACCGTGCAACCACAGTCAGCACCTTTGACCGGAGAATTCAAAGAGCCAAATCAGGTTAATCCATTGCAAGCAGCCAAGCCCTGA